A stretch of the Veillonella parvula DSM 2008 genome encodes the following:
- a CDS encoding molybdopterin-binding protein, giving the protein MKSIRTQDAVGQILLHDLVRIVIGEVKDTPFRRGHVITEEDIPKLLDLGKEHVFVMEPEDEGFLHEEDVARALYHMAGGENMHDGPMAQGKIEAIADVDGLFKVDVERLHAINSIGELTIVTRFNNTPVKAGDKLAGMRCIPLLLEEQQVEAAKKIANGEPLLHVKPFVRKTMGIVTTGSEVFEGRIKDAFTPIIEERCAVFGVTKLAHEIVTDNTDDIVEAIDKVKAAGADIIFCTGGMSVDPDDLTPGAIKRYADRVVTYGLPVLPGSMVCIAYCADGTPILGVPGGVLFSKPTAFDEIVPRLVADDEITKEDCIAMGHGGFLG; this is encoded by the coding sequence ATGAAATCTATTAGAACACAAGATGCCGTAGGGCAAATATTATTACACGATCTCGTAAGAATCGTCATCGGTGAGGTGAAAGACACGCCCTTCCGCCGTGGCCATGTTATCACAGAAGAGGACATTCCTAAACTCTTGGATCTTGGCAAGGAACATGTATTTGTAATGGAGCCAGAAGATGAGGGGTTCTTGCACGAAGAGGATGTAGCTCGTGCTTTGTACCATATGGCAGGCGGCGAAAACATGCACGATGGCCCTATGGCGCAAGGTAAAATTGAAGCCATTGCAGATGTAGATGGTCTTTTCAAGGTTGATGTGGAACGCTTACACGCTATCAATAGCATTGGTGAGCTGACTATTGTAACGAGATTTAATAACACACCTGTGAAAGCTGGTGATAAACTAGCAGGCATGCGCTGTATTCCATTGTTGTTAGAAGAACAACAAGTAGAGGCGGCAAAAAAAATTGCTAACGGCGAGCCTTTACTACATGTGAAGCCATTCGTACGCAAAACTATGGGTATCGTTACGACTGGATCTGAAGTATTTGAAGGGCGTATTAAAGATGCTTTCACCCCAATCATTGAAGAACGTTGTGCTGTATTTGGCGTCACAAAGTTAGCTCATGAGATTGTAACAGACAATACGGATGATATCGTGGAGGCTATTGATAAGGTAAAAGCGGCGGGTGCCGATATCATTTTCTGTACTGGCGGCATGAGCGTTGACCCTGATGATTTAACACCTGGCGCGATTAAACGCTATGCAGATCGCGTTGTTACCTATGGTTTGCCTGTATTACCAGGGTCCATGGTTTGCATTGCTTACTGTGCAGATGGCACACCAATCCTTGGTGTACCAGGTGGCGTATTATTCAGTAAACCGACTGCCTTTGATGAAATTGTGCCACGTCTCGTTGCAGATGATGAAATCACCAAAGAAGATTGTATAGCTATGGGCCATGGAGGATTCTTGGGCTAA
- the crcB gene encoding fluoride efflux transporter CrcB, producing the protein MEKYIAVALGGATGALCRMALGEWVMTKVSSFPYGTVVVNLVGCLIIGLVLGLYMQKPDLPQWARFFLVVGGLGAFTTFSTFAFEMLQLMMAESYVQALWYGAVQVVGGLILCWVGMLLVRLLCTI; encoded by the coding sequence ATGGAAAAATACATAGCCGTTGCCCTCGGTGGCGCCACTGGGGCCTTATGCCGTATGGCTCTCGGTGAATGGGTTATGACAAAGGTCAGCTCTTTTCCGTATGGTACGGTAGTCGTAAACCTCGTTGGTTGCCTCATTATCGGTTTAGTCTTAGGCCTTTATATGCAAAAGCCAGATCTACCTCAATGGGCGAGATTTTTCCTCGTTGTAGGTGGACTAGGTGCATTTACCACCTTTTCAACCTTTGCCTTTGAAATGTTACAGCTTATGATGGCTGAATCCTATGTACAAGCATTATGGTACGGTGCAGTACAAGTCGTAGGGGGCTTAATCCTCTGTTGGGTTGGTATGCTATTAGTGCGTCTACTCTGTACTATTTAA
- a CDS encoding helix-turn-helix domain-containing protein: MNPSATPLTELRINTYEDPFLQHQYVCLGHKIAIIRVSLNMSQQELARHIGISRSYLSKLECGTGISGMSLEILFKIAQAFQINVGQLVRLRVIDYKNCNAHLTSHYKRLELLNHTKRTSRNKTRTN, from the coding sequence ATGAACCCCTCGGCTACACCGCTCACCGAACTGCGGATTAACACGTACGAAGACCCGTTTTTACAACATCAATATGTTTGTTTAGGTCATAAAATCGCCATTATTCGTGTATCCCTAAATATGTCTCAACAAGAGTTAGCTCGTCACATTGGTATCAGTCGTAGTTATTTAAGTAAATTAGAATGTGGTACAGGCATCTCGGGCATGTCTTTAGAAATTCTTTTTAAAATCGCTCAAGCCTTTCAAATCAACGTAGGTCAGCTCGTAAGACTGCGTGTTATAGATTATAAAAACTGTAATGCGCACCTAACATCACACTATAAACGACTAGAGCTTCTGAACCACACCAAAAGAACGTCTCGAAACAAAACAAGAACAAACTAA
- a CDS encoding GntR family transcriptional regulator, whose translation MGRQSSKDKYKLSAVDSIERLPLSEQVYLTLKTAILTGELMPQEKLNEVKIAEQLQVSATPVREAFRKLAKDNLVVIVPWKGVTVKADTPEEIVALYQVREVMEGLGARLCARHATPEQVQELRTLCKEMHEIEDATERVDVNSRFHTMIAHYSGNERIVDYLAGFRERVNRDMYISSFNAVRTHDCDDEHDQIVDAIERHDEVAAETAMRQHINNAFIFKKANAEVQHKKLNEV comes from the coding sequence ATGGGAAGACAAAGTTCAAAAGATAAATACAAATTGTCCGCAGTGGATTCTATCGAAAGATTACCTCTCAGTGAACAAGTATATTTAACATTAAAAACAGCTATCTTAACAGGCGAATTGATGCCTCAAGAGAAGCTTAACGAAGTAAAGATTGCAGAACAATTACAAGTGAGTGCTACACCTGTACGTGAAGCATTCCGTAAATTAGCTAAAGATAATCTCGTAGTTATCGTTCCTTGGAAAGGCGTTACTGTAAAAGCTGACACTCCAGAAGAAATTGTAGCACTTTACCAAGTTCGCGAAGTAATGGAAGGACTTGGTGCTAGATTATGTGCTCGTCATGCTACACCTGAGCAAGTACAAGAGCTAAGAACCCTTTGTAAAGAGATGCATGAAATTGAAGATGCCACAGAACGTGTTGATGTAAACAGCCGATTCCATACAATGATTGCTCATTACTCTGGCAATGAACGTATTGTAGATTATCTAGCAGGTTTCCGTGAACGCGTTAATCGTGACATGTACATCAGTTCTTTCAATGCTGTACGGACACATGACTGTGATGACGAACATGACCAAATTGTAGACGCTATTGAACGCCACGATGAAGTAGCAGCAGAAACAGCTATGCGTCAGCATATCAACAATGCATTTATCTTCAAAAAAGCAAATGCGGAAGTACAGCATAAAAAACTTAATGAAGTATAA